A window of Ruania suaedae contains these coding sequences:
- a CDS encoding TIGR00266 family protein — MSQWYFTYQGERTGPFEDEQARAQAAANPNGHAWREGFAEWLPIQSIAELGSAGSPPPPPAPAQAGRRSDEIDFRIIGEDMQFVEIELDPGETAISEAGALMMKDASVRMDTVFGDGSAAEGAGGGFMDKVLSAGKRVVTGESLFTTMFTHEGQGKAHVSFAAPFPGTVLPIKLSDHGGRLICQKDSFLAGARGVSIGIHFQRKVMTGLFGGEGFIMQKLEGDGWVFVHGGGTIIERELAVGERIDVDTGCVMAYHDTVDMDVRPVGGVKSMFFGGEGVFLATLTGPGKVWLQSLPFSRMAGRMLAAAPQTGGRDRGEGSVLGGFGNLLGGDNRF, encoded by the coding sequence ATGAGTCAGTGGTACTTCACCTATCAGGGGGAGCGGACCGGGCCGTTCGAGGACGAGCAGGCCCGCGCGCAGGCGGCGGCGAACCCGAACGGGCACGCCTGGCGGGAGGGCTTCGCCGAGTGGCTGCCGATCCAGTCGATCGCCGAGCTCGGATCGGCCGGCTCGCCCCCGCCGCCACCGGCGCCGGCCCAGGCCGGGCGCCGTTCGGACGAGATCGACTTCCGGATCATCGGCGAGGACATGCAGTTCGTCGAGATCGAGCTCGACCCGGGTGAGACCGCGATCTCCGAAGCCGGTGCGCTGATGATGAAGGACGCGAGCGTGCGGATGGACACCGTCTTCGGCGACGGGTCCGCGGCCGAGGGTGCCGGCGGCGGCTTCATGGACAAGGTCCTCTCCGCCGGTAAGCGGGTGGTGACCGGGGAGTCGCTGTTCACCACGATGTTCACCCACGAGGGCCAGGGCAAGGCGCACGTCTCCTTCGCCGCACCGTTCCCCGGCACCGTGCTGCCCATCAAGCTCTCCGACCACGGCGGCCGGCTCATCTGCCAGAAGGACAGCTTCCTCGCCGGAGCGCGCGGGGTCTCGATCGGGATCCACTTCCAGCGCAAGGTGATGACCGGCCTGTTCGGTGGCGAGGGCTTCATCATGCAGAAGCTCGAGGGCGACGGCTGGGTCTTCGTGCACGGCGGCGGCACCATCATCGAGCGCGAGCTGGCGGTCGGGGAGCGCATCGACGTCGACACCGGCTGCGTCATGGCCTACCACGACACCGTCGACATGGACGTGCGCCCGGTCGGCGGGGTGAAGTCGATGTTCTTCGGCGGGGAGGGCGTGTTCCTCGCGACCCTGACCGGCCCGGGCAAGGTGTGGCTGCAGTCGCTGCCGTTCTCCCGGATGGCCGGCCGGATGCTCGCCGCCGCGCCGCAGACCGGCGGCCGCGACCGGGGTGAGGGGTCGGTGCTGGGCGGGTTCGGGAACCTGCTCGGCGGGGACAACCGCTTCTGA
- a CDS encoding acyltransferase family protein, with product MTEQQGLRAVPRGRLRLLDGLRFFAAVAVLGYHYAAFDQVEGPVWGEPIEDATARVGVWFGYGALAPYLFFVISGFVILMTAQGRGWRYFVASRISRLYPGYWTAVLLTSALLILMWNPGRAPSLEQVAVNLTMVQAAFEVPHVDGVYWTLWVELKFYLLMGLLVLWGVTTRRVMWLAVLWPLAGWALAESGVEWFWDWLIYRHAPFFAGGMVLYLLYSRGHTPWRWLVLLGNAALAVWHTVPGLSEQVEQNTPYALNPWLLGSLVTACFVAVGLISLTPAAQIDWRWLTTVGALTYPVYLLHQYWGWWVIAGLRESVGPVVSVVAATALSLTLAWLVHRCVERPLAPRMKHGVLRLLGEPPAAGAPVAGVDRLRAERRDGRRGSDQGEHR from the coding sequence GTGACTGAGCAGCAAGGACTGAGGGCGGTGCCGCGCGGGCGGCTGCGCTTGCTGGACGGACTGCGGTTCTTCGCCGCGGTCGCGGTCCTGGGCTACCACTACGCCGCCTTCGACCAGGTCGAGGGCCCCGTGTGGGGGGAGCCGATCGAGGACGCCACCGCCCGGGTGGGGGTGTGGTTCGGGTACGGGGCGCTGGCGCCCTACCTGTTCTTCGTCATCAGCGGGTTCGTGATCCTCATGACGGCGCAGGGGCGGGGCTGGCGCTACTTCGTGGCCTCCCGGATCAGCCGTCTCTATCCGGGCTACTGGACGGCGGTGCTGCTCACCAGTGCGCTGCTGATCCTCATGTGGAACCCCGGCCGGGCGCCCAGCCTGGAGCAGGTGGCCGTGAACCTGACGATGGTGCAGGCCGCCTTCGAGGTCCCCCACGTCGACGGCGTCTACTGGACGCTGTGGGTGGAGCTGAAGTTCTACCTGCTCATGGGGTTGCTCGTGCTCTGGGGCGTCACCACCCGCCGGGTGATGTGGCTGGCCGTGCTGTGGCCGCTGGCCGGGTGGGCGCTGGCCGAATCCGGGGTGGAGTGGTTCTGGGACTGGCTGATCTACCGGCACGCGCCCTTCTTCGCCGGCGGGATGGTGCTGTACCTGCTCTACTCACGCGGGCACACGCCCTGGCGGTGGCTGGTGCTGCTCGGGAATGCGGCGCTCGCGGTGTGGCACACGGTGCCGGGCCTGAGCGAGCAGGTGGAGCAGAACACCCCGTACGCCCTGAACCCGTGGCTGCTGGGCTCGCTGGTGACCGCGTGCTTCGTGGCGGTGGGACTGATCTCGCTGACCCCGGCCGCGCAGATCGACTGGCGGTGGCTGACCACCGTGGGGGCGCTGACCTATCCGGTGTACCTGCTGCACCAGTACTGGGGGTGGTGGGTGATCGCCGGGCTCCGCGAGAGCGTGGGCCCGGTGGTGAGCGTGGTGGCAGCGACGGCGCTGTCGCTGACGCTCGCCTGGCTGGTGCATCGCTGCGTGGAGCGGCCGCTGGCGCCGCGCATGAAGCACGGGGTGCTGCGGCTGCTGGGGGAGCCGCCGGCGGCCGGTGCGCCGGTTGCCGGTGTCGATAGGCTGCGCGCGGAGCGTCGCGACGGGCGCCGTGGGAGCGATCAGGGAGAGCATCGATGA
- a CDS encoding adenylate/guanylate cyclase domain-containing protein, whose product MSEETDPSREAAPSTLRRHEERLLGGPGTMTVAQFADAAEVPEHLVHSYWRALGFADVPAEAHPFTDADVAALRDLVDVVTDGGMSLTTAQDLVRALGHSMDRLVLWQVEALVQDATVRYSLDDVSARLVVLDRLVELSPLLRDQLDYAWRRQLVALLGRIDKDVARLGNEAPDPGQLPLERAVGFIDIVSYTTRAADLDRAALTSLVQDFETIARDVVAQHGGRVVKTIGDAVLFVADDLLTGVRTATGLVAAMGAGDLPVRGSVVWGRVLSRSGDIFGPVVNLASRLTDIAEPGTVLMDDVSAALLEGDLSAHGVVLDPMDVRAVPGLGEVHPVVVRRQD is encoded by the coding sequence GTGAGCGAGGAGACCGACCCGAGCCGTGAGGCTGCGCCGTCGACCCTCCGCCGTCACGAGGAGCGTCTGCTCGGCGGCCCCGGAACCATGACAGTGGCGCAGTTCGCGGACGCTGCCGAGGTCCCCGAGCATCTGGTGCACAGCTACTGGCGCGCGCTCGGCTTCGCCGACGTGCCGGCCGAGGCGCACCCGTTCACCGACGCCGACGTGGCCGCGCTGCGTGACCTGGTCGACGTCGTCACCGACGGGGGGATGAGCCTGACCACCGCGCAGGACCTGGTCCGGGCGCTCGGGCACTCCATGGACCGGCTGGTGCTGTGGCAGGTGGAGGCCCTGGTCCAGGACGCCACGGTTCGCTACTCCCTGGACGACGTGAGCGCGCGGCTGGTGGTGCTGGACCGGCTGGTCGAGCTCAGCCCGCTGCTGCGCGACCAGCTGGACTACGCCTGGCGGCGCCAGCTCGTGGCCCTGCTGGGGCGCATCGACAAGGACGTCGCACGGCTGGGCAACGAGGCGCCCGACCCGGGCCAGCTGCCCCTGGAGCGGGCCGTCGGGTTCATCGACATCGTCTCCTACACCACCCGCGCGGCCGACCTGGACCGGGCGGCGCTGACGAGCCTGGTGCAGGACTTCGAGACGATCGCGCGTGACGTCGTGGCCCAGCACGGCGGCCGGGTGGTCAAGACCATCGGCGACGCCGTGCTCTTCGTGGCCGACGACCTGCTCACCGGTGTACGCACGGCGACCGGCCTCGTGGCCGCGATGGGTGCGGGGGACCTGCCGGTGCGCGGGTCGGTGGTCTGGGGCCGCGTGCTCTCCCGCTCCGGGGACATCTTCGGACCCGTGGTCAACCTCGCCTCGCGCCTGACCGACATCGCCGAGCCCGGCACCGTGCTGATGGACGACGTCTCCGCCGCGTTGCTGGAGGGGGACCTGAGCGCCCATGGGGTGGTGCTCGACCCGATGGACGTGCGCGCCGTGCCGGGCCTGGGCGAGGTGCATCCGGTGGTCGTGCGCCGTCAGGACTGA
- a CDS encoding LCP family protein — MTDDPFADEPRRAPGRRPRTGGSRARDGGSARPVNGSPQRETPADAPQVRRTSARPPSFAPGGQPHDGGARPPVDRTRVMPAGQAPPPARPVHRPTSGGGQAPPPGGPGGTGGPPSGGSPRRRRVARRRVLTVLAVLLILALAWPVGLLIWANGQITHVAATNDDLSTEGTTYLLAGSDSRDNSGLTGDTTGGERTDTIILLTAPPSGTASLISIPRDTFVDIPGFGPNKINAAYAYGGPELLVDSVQSLTGIEVDHYVEIGMGGVADVVDAVGGVELCLDYDVDDADSDLVWDAGCHMADGDTALAFARMRKADPLGDIGRTQRQQQVISAVSDAVVEPSLAVRPADQVQLIDAGLGALLVSEGTGIIDLGQMALAFRSATGSDGVRGTPPVADLNYRPGGVGSTVLLDPDLAPAFFEAVADGTVTEGDLQEY, encoded by the coding sequence ATGACTGACGATCCGTTCGCCGACGAACCCCGGCGCGCCCCCGGGCGGCGGCCTCGCACCGGCGGCAGCCGGGCCCGCGACGGCGGCTCGGCCCGTCCGGTGAATGGCTCGCCCCAGCGCGAGACCCCCGCGGATGCCCCGCAGGTGCGCCGCACCTCCGCCCGGCCCCCCAGTTTCGCCCCGGGAGGGCAACCCCACGACGGCGGAGCCCGCCCGCCGGTGGACCGCACCCGGGTGATGCCCGCTGGGCAGGCGCCCCCGCCCGCCCGGCCGGTCCACCGTCCTACCTCCGGCGGTGGGCAGGCTCCCCCGCCCGGCGGGCCCGGCGGCACCGGTGGCCCGCCCTCCGGCGGCAGCCCCCGACGACGCCGCGTGGCGCGCCGGCGCGTCCTGACCGTCCTCGCCGTGCTGCTGATCCTCGCCCTCGCCTGGCCGGTCGGGCTGCTGATCTGGGCGAATGGGCAGATCACGCACGTCGCCGCCACCAACGACGATCTGAGCACCGAGGGGACCACCTACCTGCTCGCCGGCTCGGACTCGCGTGACAACTCCGGCCTGACCGGGGACACCACCGGCGGGGAGCGCACCGACACGATCATCCTGCTCACCGCACCCCCGAGCGGCACCGCATCGCTGATCTCCATCCCCCGAGACACGTTCGTGGACATCCCGGGCTTCGGCCCGAACAAGATCAATGCCGCCTACGCCTACGGCGGGCCCGAGCTGCTCGTGGACTCGGTGCAGAGCCTGACCGGGATCGAGGTGGACCACTACGTCGAGATCGGGATGGGCGGCGTGGCCGATGTGGTCGACGCCGTCGGCGGTGTGGAGCTGTGCCTGGACTACGACGTCGACGACGCCGACTCCGACCTGGTCTGGGACGCCGGCTGCCACATGGCCGATGGCGACACCGCACTGGCCTTCGCGCGGATGCGCAAGGCGGACCCGCTCGGGGACATCGGCCGGACGCAGCGCCAGCAGCAGGTCATCAGCGCCGTCTCCGACGCCGTCGTGGAGCCCTCCCTGGCAGTGCGGCCCGCCGACCAGGTCCAGCTGATCGACGCCGGGCTCGGCGCCCTGCTGGTCTCCGAGGGCACCGGCATCATCGACCTCGGGCAGATGGCGCTCGCGTTCCGGTCCGCCACGGGGTCCGACGGCGTCCGCGGCACTCCCCCGGTGGCCGACCTGAACTACCGGCCCGGCGGGGTGGGCTCCACGGTGCTGCTCGACCCGGACCTCGCACCGGCGTTCTTCGAGGCCGTCGCCGACGGCACCGTCACCGAGGGCGATCTGCAGGAGTACTGA
- a CDS encoding 5-(carboxyamino)imidazole ribonucleotide synthase, whose protein sequence is MGPVVAVVGGGQLARMMAEPAGALQIRLQALVEAGDGATAQVVPHARVGRADDASAVAQIADGADVLTFEHEHVPQPVLAELVSRGVNVQPGPQALRHAQDKIVMRRRMTELGVPCPRWTAVSSVAELREQDVVAWPLVAKTPVGGYDGKGVQVLESPADAERVATWFDHPRGEVLLEEKVDFRRELAVLVARRPSGEVRSWPVVETIQTGGVCAEVVAPAPEIPDHVAQDAVDVAEKISAGLGVTGVLAVEMFEAHDGVILVNELAMRPHNSGHFSIDASVTSQFEQHLRAVLDLPLGETAMTSEVAVMVNLLGSALEDPSSAYPRLMAEYPDAKVHLYGKSVRPGRKLGHVTVAGSDLPTVRRRAQEAAALLGGR, encoded by the coding sequence ATGGGACCAGTCGTAGCCGTGGTAGGGGGCGGACAGCTCGCCCGGATGATGGCCGAGCCCGCCGGAGCGCTGCAGATCCGGCTGCAGGCGCTGGTGGAGGCCGGCGACGGCGCGACCGCCCAGGTGGTCCCGCACGCCCGGGTGGGCAGGGCCGACGACGCCTCCGCCGTGGCGCAGATCGCCGACGGCGCCGACGTCCTCACCTTCGAGCACGAGCACGTCCCGCAGCCGGTGCTGGCCGAGCTGGTCTCCCGCGGGGTCAACGTCCAGCCCGGGCCGCAGGCGCTGCGTCACGCCCAGGACAAGATCGTCATGCGCCGCCGGATGACCGAGCTCGGGGTGCCGTGCCCGCGCTGGACGGCCGTCTCCTCGGTGGCCGAGCTGCGCGAGCAGGACGTCGTGGCCTGGCCGCTGGTGGCCAAGACCCCGGTGGGCGGTTACGACGGCAAGGGGGTGCAGGTCCTCGAGTCCCCGGCCGACGCCGAGCGCGTGGCCACCTGGTTCGACCACCCGCGCGGTGAGGTGCTGCTGGAGGAGAAGGTCGATTTTCGTCGCGAGCTCGCCGTGCTGGTGGCCCGCCGTCCCTCCGGCGAGGTGCGCTCGTGGCCGGTGGTGGAGACCATCCAGACCGGCGGGGTGTGCGCCGAGGTCGTCGCCCCCGCGCCGGAGATCCCCGATCACGTCGCCCAGGACGCGGTGGACGTGGCCGAGAAGATCTCCGCCGGGCTCGGAGTGACCGGTGTGCTGGCCGTGGAGATGTTCGAGGCCCACGACGGCGTGATCCTCGTCAACGAGCTCGCGATGCGGCCCCACAACAGCGGTCATTTCAGCATCGACGCCTCGGTGACCAGCCAGTTCGAGCAGCACCTGCGGGCGGTCCTGGACCTGCCGCTGGGGGAGACCGCGATGACCTCCGAGGTCGCCGTCATGGTGAACCTGCTCGGCTCCGCGCTGGAGGACCCCTCGAGCGCCTACCCGCGCCTGATGGCCGAGTACCCCGACGCCAAGGTGCACCTGTACGGCAAGTCGGTGCGCCCCGGACGCAAGCTCGGCCACGTGACCGTGGCCGGGTCGGATCTGCCCACGGTGCGCCGTCGGGCCCAAGAGGCAGCAGCGCTGCTGGGAGGACGCTGA
- a CDS encoding LCP family protein — MATTENRAARGPRHSRRAPGAHRALRVTLVAALFLVTFTGTGAALAYQNLQGGIDRHDFDDVLGTDRPTMDSGEAPNPDDSMEGRAVNLLVMGTDSRAGDDNQDLGGGDVDGMRSDTTLLMHISADRSRVDVVSIPRDLLVTIPSCPRPDGTSTYEQYDAMFNAAFALGGGSGDVGYAAACTIKTVETMTDIRIDDFVVVDMSGFKDMVDAIGGVDMCFEQDLYSEQAKLDITAGCHTLDGETALAVARARKGVGLGDGSDIGRIDRQQELLSNMAEQVLDRNVMTETTELYQFLQAATSSLTTSERIGNLTTMAGLAYSLRNIELDEVSFATMPFDWAGNRVRPNYLSEELWASIRADEPMALPEDPEASEEASGGADMGETADELASSDATG; from the coding sequence ATGGCTACCACCGAGAACCGAGCCGCACGGGGGCCGCGGCACAGCAGGCGAGCACCGGGCGCTCATCGCGCGCTGCGCGTGACGCTCGTGGCGGCGCTGTTTTTGGTGACCTTCACCGGCACCGGCGCCGCACTCGCCTACCAGAACCTGCAGGGCGGGATCGATCGGCACGACTTCGACGACGTGCTCGGCACCGACCGCCCGACCATGGACTCCGGTGAGGCGCCGAACCCGGACGACTCCATGGAAGGCCGGGCCGTCAACCTGCTGGTGATGGGGACCGACTCCCGCGCCGGGGACGACAACCAGGATCTCGGCGGCGGCGACGTCGACGGGATGCGCTCGGACACCACGCTGCTGATGCACATCTCCGCCGACCGCTCCCGGGTGGACGTGGTCTCCATCCCGCGTGACCTGCTGGTGACGATCCCCAGCTGCCCACGGCCGGACGGGACCTCCACCTACGAGCAGTACGACGCGATGTTCAACGCCGCTTTCGCCCTCGGGGGCGGCAGTGGTGACGTCGGCTATGCCGCCGCCTGCACCATCAAGACCGTCGAGACCATGACCGACATCCGCATCGACGACTTCGTGGTGGTCGACATGTCCGGGTTCAAGGACATGGTTGACGCCATCGGCGGAGTGGACATGTGCTTCGAGCAGGACCTGTACTCCGAGCAGGCCAAACTCGACATCACCGCCGGCTGCCACACCCTCGATGGCGAGACCGCCCTCGCCGTGGCTCGGGCGCGCAAGGGCGTGGGCCTGGGCGACGGCTCCGACATCGGCCGCATCGACCGCCAGCAGGAGCTGCTGAGCAACATGGCCGAACAGGTGCTGGACCGCAACGTCATGACCGAGACCACCGAGCTCTACCAGTTCCTGCAGGCGGCGACGTCCTCGCTGACCACGAGCGAGCGGATCGGCAACCTCACCACCATGGCCGGCCTGGCCTACTCCCTGCGCAACATCGAGCTGGACGAGGTCAGCTTCGCGACCATGCCCTTCGACTGGGCCGGCAACCGGGTGCGCCCCAACTACCTCTCCGAGGAGCTGTGGGCCTCCATCCGTGCCGACGAGCCGATGGCCCTGCCGGAGGATCCGGAGGCCTCGGAGGAGGCCTCGGGCGGGGCGGACATGGGCGAGACCGCGGACGAGCTCGCGTCCTCGGACGCCACCGGATAA
- the purE gene encoding 5-(carboxyamino)imidazole ribonucleotide mutase — translation MSAVVGVVMGSDSDWPVMTGAVEALAEFGVEVEVDVVSAHRMPHEMIAYGEQAADRGLRVIIAGAGGAAHLPGMLASVTPLPVIGVPVPLQHLDGMDSLFSIVQMPAGVPVATVSVGGARNAGLLAARILGAGADDGAAQLRETMRQFQQGLRESAQAKGARLRSSRSQRTGFGR, via the coding sequence ATGAGCGCAGTGGTCGGTGTGGTGATGGGGTCGGACTCGGACTGGCCGGTGATGACCGGCGCCGTGGAGGCACTCGCCGAGTTCGGCGTCGAGGTCGAGGTGGATGTGGTCTCCGCGCACCGTATGCCGCACGAGATGATCGCCTACGGAGAGCAGGCCGCCGATCGTGGGCTGCGGGTGATCATCGCCGGCGCCGGAGGAGCCGCCCACCTGCCCGGCATGCTCGCCTCGGTCACGCCGCTGCCGGTGATCGGCGTGCCGGTGCCGCTGCAGCATCTGGACGGGATGGACTCGCTGTTCTCCATCGTCCAGATGCCCGCGGGCGTACCGGTGGCCACCGTCTCGGTGGGCGGGGCGCGTAACGCCGGCCTGCTCGCCGCCCGCATCCTCGGCGCCGGAGCCGACGACGGCGCAGCCCAGCTGCGGGAGACGATGCGTCAGTTCCAGCAGGGGTTGCGTGAGAGCGCCCAGGCGAAGGGCGCCCGGCTGCGCTCCTCACGGAGCCAGCGCACCGGCTTCGGTCGCTGA
- a CDS encoding GtrA family protein has protein sequence MATPTSPDGVTWRARVADRRRRLTAWLGELLRFGTVGLIAFVVDTGLMNLLRFGPGELLGHKPLTAKVISVSVAVLVAWLGNRYWAFAAKRSEETPTARSKELVQFAAVNVVGMAIAVGCLAVSHYLLGFTSPLADNISANGVGLVLGTAFRYLGYRYWVFTGAPPPSNPYPSSESVSARSDVDSNDRSGFR, from the coding sequence ATGGCCACCCCCACCTCCCCCGACGGCGTCACCTGGCGCGCCCGGGTGGCCGACCGCCGGCGCCGGCTGACCGCCTGGCTCGGTGAGCTGCTCCGGTTCGGGACCGTGGGGCTGATCGCGTTCGTCGTGGACACGGGGCTGATGAACCTGCTGCGGTTCGGGCCCGGTGAGCTGCTCGGGCACAAGCCGCTGACCGCGAAGGTGATCTCGGTGAGCGTGGCCGTGCTCGTCGCCTGGCTGGGCAACCGGTACTGGGCCTTCGCCGCCAAACGCAGCGAGGAGACCCCGACGGCGCGCAGCAAGGAGCTCGTGCAGTTCGCCGCCGTCAATGTGGTGGGGATGGCGATCGCCGTCGGCTGCCTGGCCGTGTCCCACTACCTGCTCGGGTTCACCTCCCCGCTCGCCGACAACATCTCCGCCAACGGGGTCGGGCTCGTGCTCGGGACGGCGTTCCGGTACCTCGGCTACCGGTACTGGGTGTTCACGGGGGCACCACCTCCATCGAATCCATATCCGTCATCGGAATCCGTTTCTGCACGTTCGGACGTGGATTCCAACGACAGAAGTGGATTCCGATAG
- a CDS encoding response regulator transcription factor has protein sequence MTRVLLAEDDPAIAEPLARALTREGYEVSVHGTGRGAIDEATQADLFVLDLGLPDMDGLDVARWIRNQGMTTPILVLTARADEVDLVVGLDAGADDYVTKPFRLAELLARVRALLRRAGSDGVESEEIAAQDVRVDAAAHRAFQGERELQLTAKEFELLRVLVREAGSVVSREGLMREVWASDPTGSTKTLDMHVSWLRRKLGDDANAPRYISTVRGMGFRFEDGVS, from the coding sequence GTGACCCGAGTTCTATTAGCAGAAGATGACCCGGCCATTGCCGAGCCGTTGGCCCGGGCGTTGACGCGCGAGGGGTATGAGGTGTCGGTGCACGGCACCGGCCGTGGGGCGATCGACGAGGCCACCCAGGCAGACCTGTTCGTGCTCGATCTGGGCCTGCCGGACATGGACGGCCTCGACGTCGCCCGGTGGATCCGCAACCAGGGGATGACCACGCCGATCCTCGTCCTGACTGCCCGCGCCGACGAGGTCGACCTCGTCGTCGGGCTGGACGCGGGGGCCGATGACTACGTGACCAAGCCGTTCCGGCTGGCCGAGCTGCTCGCCCGGGTGCGGGCGCTGCTGCGCCGCGCCGGCTCCGACGGGGTGGAGTCGGAGGAGATCGCCGCCCAGGACGTGCGCGTGGACGCCGCCGCCCACCGCGCCTTCCAGGGGGAGCGGGAGCTGCAGCTGACCGCCAAGGAGTTCGAGCTGCTGCGGGTGCTGGTGCGCGAGGCCGGGTCCGTGGTCTCCCGCGAGGGACTGATGCGCGAGGTGTGGGCCTCTGACCCGACCGGGTCGACCAAGACGCTCGACATGCACGTGTCCTGGCTGCGGCGCAAGCTCGGCGACGACGCGAACGCCCCCCGCTACATCTCGACCGTGCGTGGCATGGGTTTCCGGTTCGAGGACGGGGTGAGCTGA
- a CDS encoding ATP-binding protein codes for MAVTVAVIFLGLPMGIFGALMVQESVQQNLQVRTESVTRSVEGRLGLNLPVDQDYLDRWVDEESGTPARITVRLPSGTEVVAGPDVGPPEEAFVASSTSPSGALVLLEVSGSLLFWRSAQVVLAVTGLSVLAFGVAAMVALRLARRLAAPLIYLAASAEQIGSGQVRPRLEPSGVEEIDLVAAELARTSDRLAGRIAAERQFAANVSHQLRTPLTALSMRLEEIQLLSEDEEVREEARISLEQVERLVHVVDDLLKTSRKTEGGTTEALHLEEVFDQQREEWVRTYARAGRELVVGDAVDVSVLATPGALAQVLATLLENSLKYGEGTTSVHVRPSKSGADTGVVIEVADEGPGVPDELAPRIFERHVTSGKGTGLGLGLARDLVTADGGRLELAQRRPPVFAIFLNAVPKRLDPDKVLPPGSLVVVGRRRRRR; via the coding sequence GTGGCCGTGACCGTCGCCGTCATCTTCCTCGGCCTGCCGATGGGGATCTTCGGGGCGCTCATGGTGCAGGAGAGCGTGCAGCAGAACCTGCAGGTGCGCACCGAGTCGGTGACCCGCTCGGTGGAGGGGCGCCTCGGGCTGAATCTCCCGGTGGACCAGGACTACCTGGACCGCTGGGTGGACGAGGAGTCCGGGACGCCGGCGCGCATCACGGTGCGGCTTCCCAGCGGCACCGAGGTGGTGGCCGGCCCGGACGTGGGCCCGCCCGAGGAGGCCTTCGTGGCCTCCAGCACGTCCCCCTCCGGCGCCCTGGTGCTGCTGGAGGTGAGCGGATCGCTGCTGTTCTGGCGTAGTGCGCAGGTGGTGCTGGCCGTGACCGGGCTGAGCGTGCTGGCCTTCGGGGTGGCCGCGATGGTGGCACTGCGCCTGGCGCGCCGGCTCGCGGCACCGCTGATCTATCTGGCCGCCAGTGCCGAGCAGATCGGCTCCGGGCAGGTGCGTCCCCGGCTGGAGCCCTCCGGGGTGGAGGAGATCGACCTGGTCGCCGCCGAGCTGGCCCGCACCTCCGACCGGCTGGCCGGCCGGATCGCGGCGGAGCGGCAGTTCGCCGCCAACGTCTCCCACCAGTTGCGCACCCCGCTGACGGCGCTGTCGATGCGGCTGGAGGAGATCCAGCTGCTCAGCGAGGACGAGGAGGTCCGCGAGGAGGCCCGCATCTCGCTGGAGCAGGTGGAGCGGCTGGTGCACGTGGTCGACGACCTGCTCAAGACCTCCCGTAAGACCGAGGGCGGGACCACCGAGGCGCTGCACCTGGAGGAGGTCTTCGACCAGCAGCGCGAGGAGTGGGTTCGCACCTACGCCCGGGCGGGGCGGGAGCTGGTCGTCGGTGACGCCGTCGACGTCTCGGTGCTGGCGACTCCGGGTGCGCTCGCCCAGGTGCTGGCCACCCTGCTGGAGAACTCCCTCAAGTACGGCGAGGGCACCACCTCGGTCCACGTGCGGCCCTCGAAGTCCGGCGCCGACACCGGGGTGGTGATCGAGGTGGCCGACGAGGGCCCCGGAGTGCCGGACGAGTTGGCCCCGCGGATCTTCGAGCGCCATGTCACCTCGGGCAAGGGCACCGGGCTGGGGTTGGGCCTGGCGCGCGACCTGGTCACGGCCGACGGCGGCCGGCTGGAGCTGGCCCAACGCCGGCCCCCGGTCTTCGCGATCTTCCTCAACGCGGTGCCCAAGCGCCTCGACCCGGACAAGGTGCTGCCGCCGGGCTCGCTGGTGGTGGTGGGGCGCCGGCGACGGCGCCGCTGA
- a CDS encoding CoA-binding protein codes for MSTHTNDPATIERLLRTPGRWAVVGLSDNPARTAYRIASYVQGLGHEIVPVHPKAETVHGATGYASLAEVPGEIDVVDVFVNSDLAGGVVDEAITRGAKAVWLQLGVIDEAAAARAREAGLDVVMDTCPAIEGPRLGLG; via the coding sequence ATGAGCACCCACACCAATGACCCGGCCACGATCGAACGGCTCCTGCGCACCCCCGGCCGGTGGGCCGTCGTCGGACTCTCGGACAACCCCGCCCGGACGGCGTATCGCATCGCCAGCTACGTGCAGGGGCTGGGTCACGAGATCGTGCCCGTGCACCCCAAGGCCGAGACCGTGCACGGGGCCACCGGCTACGCGAGCCTCGCCGAGGTGCCCGGTGAGATCGACGTCGTCGACGTCTTCGTCAACTCCGACCTCGCCGGCGGCGTGGTCGACGAGGCGATCACCCGCGGGGCGAAGGCCGTCTGGCTGCAGCTGGGCGTCATCGACGAGGCCGCGGCGGCGCGGGCCCGCGAGGCCGGGCTGGACGTGGTGATGGACACCTGCCCGGCGATCGAGGGACCGCGCCTCGGCCTGGGCTGA